GAAAATGGACACATCGACAGGCATGTTGGCACTCTATATGCTGACAGATCTTGCTCTGCAGACTAACATGATGCCAACATATCTCACTCTACAGGCCAACAAGATCCCGAGAAGTCTCACTATGTAGGCTAATCAAGGCATATTGACAGATCCTATATGACCACTTGTCATCACTCAAACTGCCAACAATCCTCCGCGCAAGGTCAACAACCTTGATCACGTCGAGCTAGCCACTTATTAACATTCAGAGTACCGATAAAAGTCTAGTAAACATTTTGGATACTGACATGTGTCTAGTCTACACTCAAAATGCCGAAGTcacctatttttgtaatttttctttttaaaaatttatttttgtaatttttcgttaaaatactattattaaAAATATCGTCACTCCCCCTCCCACTCTCGTCACTCCCCTCCCTCTACCCAACAACCATCGCGGGGACCCCAGGCCCCGCACCACCCACAAGATATGAGAATACTATGATCCCCTCCTCCCAACTGCCTTGCCTTCACATGCGCACAAGAACCCGCACCGCCTTGACCCCTCCTCTCGCACCCAGCCAAGCCAAGCCGCTTCCATGAGACCATGACCGGACCCCTCATCCACTCGCAACGATGAGCAGCAGTGCCCGAGGTGCCTTCTTGACCGGCCGGTGAGCTGCTGCGATCTGTCGCTTGCGTGCATCGCGCTGAGAAGGGGAGGGGGGCGATGGCCGCCACGAGGAGGCTCTCGGAGCTGCTGCAGGAGCAGCAGGAGCCGTTCCTCGTCGAGGCCGCCAAGGCAAGGAGGCCCCGGCGCGGCCGTGGCGGAagcaggggaggaggaggaggagcagaaggagAAGGTGGGGGCTGCTGCCCCGCGGCCGTGTGCCGGCGGCTGCTCAGGCTCTGCAACCACGGGttcaagaagaggaggagcggcggcaccggcggcgcgggcggcgtgAGCGGGCTGCGGTCGGTCCTGAGCAAGGTGCTGTGCAGCAGGGCCATGCGGAGGGTGCTGCAATGCGAGGGTCTCGGCGGCCTGTGCTTCTCCGGCGCCGGCAGTGGCGGTGACCGCGAGTTCCGCCGGCTGCGGCGCTCTATCGGCGACAGCGGAGAGTGCGACCCTCGCGCCATGGAACTCGGCGGTGGGATTAACggggacgaggaggatgagcggAGGAGGTGGAAGGCCGACATGGAGTTGGACTCCTCACGGCAGCTCAGCCCGGTCTCCGTCCTGGAGTTGCACTCCGACGACGAGGAGTCTCCGGTGCATTCCCGTTGTAAGCTCTCTGACATCTACTGCCATTCTGATTGATTCAGTAGCTGAGCTACTAGTTTATACCATGATTAAACTTGTTAATATTGCTACATTGTGCTATCCTTTTACCCTGCATGTGTGTTATCATTTCaagatttcctttttctttcttgtctGTAATTTTTCCTTGACTTTTTAGGCCAAAATTTTGTTGTCTTTATATATCTCCTGCTGTGCGTTCCTCAATATTCTCGGTAATGACAGAAGCTGAATGCAGATTAGCATGTTAAAACGTGAGCTTAGATTCTTCTCTGTTCTTGTGACAGGGGAGGATGAGAAGCTATCAACCTCCGGGAGCTCACCTCCATCCGAAGCTTTCCTCGGCCCGACCTCCCCATGCTTCACCTACAACCTCCACGACAAGTTCTGCGAAATGGAGGTCGACGAAAGCGACGAAGAGATGGTGAGAAACGGGAAGTCCATAGAGGAGCAGATCTCCTCATGGGAGAAGATCGCAGGGGACATCTCCAGGATCCCCATGATGATGGAGCTGGACCTGTCACG
The nucleotide sequence above comes from Phragmites australis chromosome 4, lpPhrAust1.1, whole genome shotgun sequence. Encoded proteins:
- the LOC133914199 gene encoding uncharacterized protein LOC133914199; the encoded protein is MAATRRLSELLQEQQEPFLVEAAKARRPRRGRGGSRGGGGGAEGEGGGCCPAAVCRRLLRLCNHGFKKRRSGGTGGAGGVSGLRSVLSKVLCSRAMRRVLQCEGLGGLCFSGAGSGGDREFRRLRRSIGDSGECDPRAMELGGGINGDEEDERRRWKADMELDSSRQLSPVSVLELHSDDEESPVHSRWEDEKLSTSGSSPPSEAFLGPTSPCFTYNLHDKFCEMEVDESDEEMVRNGKSIEEQISSWEKIAGDISRIPMMMELDLSRSMPQWRELKNEAREIGARIETLIFEDIRRETVCDMLASHCTLATATSC